The bacterium nucleotide sequence CCGAGGGCACGCTTGGCGGCTCCGTAGGCGCCGCCACCCGCAAGCGGAGTGCTCCCCTCCCGACAGATTCCGCTCGACCAGTCGTACTCGGCGCTCGACCCGGTAAAGACGGTCCGCTTGCCGCCGCTCCCGAAGAACGCTTCCAGCAACCGGGCGCTCGCGGGCACCCAGCGAAAGTTCTCGGGCGAGGTGTAGATACCGCGGTTCGGCGCCCAGGCCAGATGCACGAGGTGCGACGCGCCGAGGCTGGGGATCAGCCTCTCGACACTCGCCTCGTCCAGTAGGTCGCATTCGTGCCAGCGCAACGCCTCGTGTCGCGGTGCTGGCTCAGGCGCCCCGCCTGAGGTCACGGCCTCTACGGACCAGCCGGTCTCGAGGAGCCTGGCAACCACCGCGCGGCCCAGAAACCCACCGGCACCGGTTACCAGAACTCGTCCTGGTCCCGAATCGCCTGCTAAACTCCGTGCTGCGTCGCGCCTGGGCGCGCCGTTTCTCGAATCAGAAGACATCCAATCCCCGGAAAGGTCCTACGGCCTCTCTGAAGCCTAGCAGAGCGCTCATCCATCATGCCCAACCCCGTGTTCGCGGCCCTCAAGGCCGTCTATCGCAAGCTCCACTATCTGATGCGACGAACCGTCTCGGCAATCGGCTGGGAGGTCTACCCCTCTCGAGACTTCTATTCGCCGATACCTGTGTTGAAGGAGCTCGAAGCGACTCGCGAGCAATGGGACGTGCCCAGCGAGATGGTCGGCGTCGAGTACGACGTCGAGTCGATCAAGACGCTGCTGAGCGAGCTGGTATCGCGGTACGGCGCCGAGTACCAGGCGCTGCCCCGCTACCAGGACAACAAGAGACTCGGCCTGGGGCCGGGCTTCACCGAAGTCGACGCCATGACGCTCTACTTCATGATTCGCCATCTGAAACCGAGGCGCTACACCGAGATCGGTTCGGGATTCTCCACCTACTACGCCTGGCTCGCGGTCAACAAGAATCGTGAAGAGGGGATCGAGACCAGTTTCCGGGTCGTCGACCCGTTCCCGCGCGAGGCGCTGAAGAAGCTCGAGAACATCGATTTGACCATCAGCCCGGTCCAGGACGTCGACCTGGCCTATTTCGACGAGCTCGAGGCCGGCGATGTCTTTTTCATCGACACGAGTCACGTCCTCAAGGTCGGAGGCGAGGTCGCGTATCTGTATCTCGAAGTCGTGCCGTGCCTCAAGCCGGGCGTGACCATTCACGCCCACGACATCCACTTTCCCTACAACGTGCCTCACCCGGCCGAGCAATACGTCTTCCGGACCAAGTGGCCGCAGGTGTGGACCGAGTCGATGATTCTCCAGGCGTTTCTGGCCTTCAACCGGGACTTCGAGATCGTCTTCTCGGCGCCGATCCTGCGCCACTTCGACCCCGAGTTCCTGAAGGCCACGGTGCCGGACTATCGACCGACCGAAGTAGCGGATTACGACACCCACTTCGGGTCGCTCTGGTTCAGGCGCACCGGCTAAGCGCTTCGACGGCGGTCGGCAGACGAGTTCTCCAGGGGCCGGCTCGAACTACTCAGATCTCACCCGCCTCTCGCCACGCCGGGTGCTCGCACCGCCTCGAACGGCTTTGCGCACGGCAAGGACCCGACCGGTTTTCTTCGCCGAGCGACTCCGGAAGCTCGAAGCCCGGAGGATTGCACTGTTCTGAGACGGCACTCGAGAGCCGCGATCGAGCGCGGAGGCAAGCCGCTTCGGCAGGCAGCCGCCCAGGGGGCTCGCCGCAAGCACTTTGGAAGTCGTCTCGGAGGCCTCGAAGGGCTTGCGCGCA carries:
- a CDS encoding NAD(P)-dependent oxidoreductase: MSSDSRNGAPRRDAARSLAGDSGPGRVLVTGAGGFLGRAVVARLLETGWSVEAVTSGGAPEPAPRHEALRWHECDLLDEASVERLIPSLGASHLVHLAWAPNRGIYTSPENFRWVPASARLLEAFFGSGGKRTVFTGSSAEYDWSSGICREGSTPLAGGGAYGAAKRALGELFRGLCELHAGGEAREVSGAWARLFFLFGPHEPEGRLVAAVARSLIEGGPVRCSEGTQIRDYMFVADAADALVELLRSDLTGPVNVASGEGVRVRDLVLDLAERVGGGGVERIEWGTAGRGANEAPLVVADAGRLRDELEWQPKIGRSEGLERTVAWWRQRLATKAEA
- a CDS encoding class I SAM-dependent methyltransferase, which gives rise to MPNPVFAALKAVYRKLHYLMRRTVSAIGWEVYPSRDFYSPIPVLKELEATREQWDVPSEMVGVEYDVESIKTLLSELVSRYGAEYQALPRYQDNKRLGLGPGFTEVDAMTLYFMIRHLKPRRYTEIGSGFSTYYAWLAVNKNREEGIETSFRVVDPFPREALKKLENIDLTISPVQDVDLAYFDELEAGDVFFIDTSHVLKVGGEVAYLYLEVVPCLKPGVTIHAHDIHFPYNVPHPAEQYVFRTKWPQVWTESMILQAFLAFNRDFEIVFSAPILRHFDPEFLKATVPDYRPTEVADYDTHFGSLWFRRTG